One Actinoplanes missouriensis 431 DNA segment encodes these proteins:
- a CDS encoding GNAT family N-acetyltransferase has translation MTADPLPYPLRLTGTGIILREWRPDDLDDLVALLDEPEIARWTPMPSPFDAEAGRAYLKRAHQGRANGSRIQLAITADGGPPVGEVLLFAVDSNLREAELGYLVGHPYRRRGLASGALSLLSGYACHTLRLRRLLLRIDPANVASTSVARRCGYWLTGEPPIHQEGPYGPTQLDTWEFVDGRVATRTERLKNVAARRYGRRT, from the coding sequence GTGACCGCCGACCCTCTGCCCTATCCGCTGAGGTTGACGGGAACCGGCATCATCCTGCGCGAGTGGCGTCCGGACGATCTGGACGATCTGGTCGCACTGCTGGACGAGCCGGAGATCGCGCGCTGGACGCCGATGCCGTCACCCTTCGACGCCGAAGCCGGCCGCGCGTACCTCAAACGTGCCCACCAGGGACGCGCCAACGGCAGCCGGATCCAGCTTGCCATCACTGCCGACGGTGGGCCCCCGGTCGGCGAAGTGCTGCTCTTCGCCGTCGATTCCAACCTGCGCGAAGCCGAGCTCGGCTATCTGGTGGGTCACCCCTACCGCCGGCGCGGGCTCGCGTCGGGGGCGCTCTCACTTCTTTCCGGGTACGCGTGCCACACGCTCCGTCTGCGCCGCCTGCTGCTGCGCATCGATCCGGCGAACGTGGCGAGCACGTCGGTGGCCCGCCGGTGCGGTTACTGGCTGACCGGGGAGCCTCCGATCCATCAGGAGGGGCCGTACGGGCCGACTCAGCTGGACACGTGGGAGTTCGTTGACGGCCGCGTCGCCACCCGCACCGAACGCCTGAAAAATGTCGCAGCCCGGCGGTACGGTCGTCGCACCTAG
- a CDS encoding saccharopine dehydrogenase family protein encodes MSDQARDFDVIVYGATGFVGVLVARHLAGFTPAGTRIALAGRSQQKLESVRSRLNVDWPLVVADASDAAALGALASSTRVVITTVGPYAKYGRALAHACAEAGTDYVDLTGEVLFARDSIDENHELARRTGARIVHSCGFDSIPSDIGVHVLHSLVQADGAGELTDTTLVVTSIRAGISGGTIDSMRNQIDLMAKDRGLRRIGASPYSLSPDREDEPDLGRQEDMITLPASEVDPSLRGHLAPFVMASYNTRVVRRSNALRGWAYGRRFRYREVMSVGTSPLSPVLALGTKVALGGLVLGLTVPPVRFVLDRVLPKPGDGPSEQSQQSGHFTIDIFTTTSSGARYTSRFRAKGDPGYAATAVMLGESALALALDRDKLPASEGGVLTPATAIGDALVDRLRAAGMEITARKV; translated from the coding sequence ATGAGCGATCAAGCGCGCGACTTCGACGTGATCGTGTATGGCGCCACCGGTTTCGTCGGTGTCCTCGTCGCACGGCACCTGGCCGGATTCACACCGGCGGGCACCCGGATCGCCCTCGCCGGACGGTCACAGCAGAAGCTCGAATCCGTCCGTTCCCGGCTGAACGTGGACTGGCCACTCGTGGTCGCCGACGCCTCCGACGCCGCAGCCCTGGGCGCGCTGGCGTCCTCCACCAGAGTGGTCATCACGACCGTCGGTCCTTATGCGAAGTACGGCCGCGCGCTCGCCCACGCGTGCGCCGAGGCAGGCACCGACTATGTCGACCTGACCGGGGAGGTGCTGTTCGCCCGGGACAGCATCGACGAGAACCACGAGCTGGCGCGGCGCACCGGGGCGAGGATCGTGCACTCCTGCGGGTTCGACTCGATCCCGTCCGACATCGGGGTCCACGTTCTGCACTCGCTGGTGCAGGCCGACGGCGCCGGCGAGCTGACCGACACCACGCTGGTGGTGACGAGCATCCGGGCGGGGATCAGCGGCGGCACGATCGACTCGATGCGCAACCAGATCGACCTGATGGCCAAGGATCGCGGGCTACGGCGGATCGGTGCCAGCCCGTACTCGCTGAGTCCCGACCGTGAGGACGAACCCGACCTCGGCCGCCAGGAAGACATGATCACACTTCCGGCCTCCGAAGTGGATCCGTCGCTGCGGGGGCACCTCGCGCCGTTCGTGATGGCGTCCTACAACACCCGTGTGGTGCGGCGCAGCAACGCGTTGCGCGGCTGGGCCTACGGACGGCGTTTCCGCTACCGCGAGGTGATGAGCGTCGGCACGTCGCCGCTGTCACCGGTGCTCGCCCTCGGTACGAAAGTGGCGCTCGGCGGCCTGGTTCTCGGCCTGACGGTGCCTCCGGTCCGGTTCGTGCTGGACCGGGTGCTGCCGAAACCCGGTGACGGGCCGAGCGAGCAGAGTCAGCAGTCCGGGCACTTCACGATCGACATCTTCACCACGACGAGCAGTGGGGCGCGATACACGTCGCGGTTCCGGGCCAAGGGCGATCCGGGCTACGCGGCGACAGCGGTGATGCTCGGGGAATCGGCACTGGCTCTGGCGCTGGACCGAGACAAGCTGCCGGCATCGGAGGGAGGTGTGCTGACCCCGGCGACGGCGATCGGCGATGCGCTCGTCGACCGTCTGCGAGCAGCCGGAATGGAGATCACGGCACGTAAGGTGTGA
- a CDS encoding LysM peptidoglycan-binding domain-containing protein has protein sequence MVQIRKQVHLAFGVAVAGLVGTVGLLGPAAPAQAVPSDVNWDAIARCESGGNWRINTGNGYYGGLQFSRGTWRAYGGTRYARTANRATKGEQIRVAERVLRGQGIRAWPHCGKRASVKVSRKAVRKSPVRAVRKAAVRVVRETPARTVPTSTVRIVREAPTRVVRTAAGRSAVLQSANLAPGSGTRTYVVRRGDTLARIASRHHVAGGWRALYRVNDDVLSSPHRLFAGQRIKL, from the coding sequence ATGGTGCAAATCCGAAAGCAGGTCCACCTGGCGTTCGGTGTAGCCGTCGCCGGCCTGGTCGGCACGGTTGGCCTTTTGGGGCCTGCCGCGCCTGCGCAGGCGGTGCCGTCCGACGTGAACTGGGACGCCATCGCCCGCTGCGAGTCCGGCGGCAACTGGCGCATCAACACGGGGAATGGGTATTACGGGGGCCTCCAGTTCAGCCGCGGCACATGGCGTGCCTACGGCGGTACGCGTTACGCCCGAACCGCGAACCGTGCCACGAAAGGTGAGCAGATCCGCGTGGCCGAGCGTGTGTTACGTGGACAGGGAATCCGCGCCTGGCCGCACTGCGGCAAGCGAGCCAGCGTCAAGGTGAGCCGCAAAGCGGTCCGCAAGTCGCCGGTCCGCGCCGTTCGTAAGGCAGCGGTCCGCGTGGTCCGAGAAACGCCGGCCCGGACGGTCCCCACATCAACAGTCCGGATCGTTCGTGAGGCGCCGACCCGTGTGGTGCGGACCGCGGCCGGTCGTAGTGCCGTGCTCCAGAGCGCGAACCTCGCGCCTGGATCGGGCACGCGGACCTACGTCGTCCGGAGAGGAGACACCCTCGCGCGCATCGCCAGCCGGCACCACGTCGCCGGAGGCTGGCGCGCCCTCTACCGCGTCAACGACGATGTCCTCAGCAGCCCGCACCGCCTTTTCGCCGGTCAGCGGATCAAGCTCTGA
- a CDS encoding YybH family protein, whose protein sequence is MTEQAHRPEDLTRLFVERANAKDADGLAMLYEEDAVMAYPPGSQTRGREAIRKLWADLLPRMPQFEPEPPLPTLISGDLALTSTPPSDGSGARAQVARRQPDGTWLRVLDQPEFTRPE, encoded by the coding sequence ATGACCGAGCAAGCGCACCGACCTGAGGACCTGACCAGGCTGTTCGTCGAGCGTGCCAACGCAAAGGACGCCGACGGGCTCGCCATGTTGTATGAGGAGGATGCCGTGATGGCTTACCCGCCGGGCAGCCAGACGCGTGGCCGCGAGGCGATCCGCAAGTTGTGGGCCGACCTGTTGCCGCGCATGCCCCAGTTCGAGCCCGAGCCGCCGCTGCCCACGCTGATCAGCGGCGATCTGGCGCTGACGTCGACGCCCCCGAGTGACGGCTCAGGCGCACGGGCCCAAGTCGCCCGCCGCCAGCCGGACGGCACATGGCTGCGCGTGCTCGACCAGCCGGAATTCACACGGCCGGAGTGA
- a CDS encoding LysR family transcriptional regulator: MDLRQLEYFVTVAETANFTRAAERVHITQSGVSAQIKALEQELGTKLFERSGRVARLTDAGEAALRHARAALDAAADLRDAIDDVHGLVRGRLVIGMVIGCEVAPLFDAFAAFHSEHPDIELELVEANSDQLVAGVRSGDLDLALAGLAGEPPEHLASHVIASERLVALIPPDSELAGHARLSVTALSTYPIICLPVGTGIRDVLDKARAAEGVDPSVALAATSPDTVAGLARRGLGVAVLSESMAAAHADLTAVPIDGIEIPALLALVWQNRSSPALAAFLRHCRVAFFGVDQEKEGRMMAVQ; this comes from the coding sequence ATGGATCTGCGCCAGCTCGAGTACTTCGTCACGGTCGCCGAGACCGCCAACTTCACCCGCGCCGCCGAGCGCGTGCACATCACCCAGTCCGGTGTGAGCGCACAGATCAAAGCCCTGGAGCAGGAGCTCGGCACCAAGCTCTTCGAGCGTTCCGGCCGCGTCGCACGCCTCACCGACGCCGGTGAGGCGGCCCTCCGGCACGCTCGGGCGGCCCTCGACGCCGCGGCCGACCTCCGGGACGCGATCGACGACGTACACGGCCTGGTGCGGGGCCGGCTCGTGATCGGCATGGTGATCGGATGCGAGGTGGCGCCCCTTTTCGATGCGTTCGCAGCGTTCCATTCCGAACACCCCGACATCGAACTCGAACTGGTGGAAGCGAACTCCGACCAACTCGTCGCCGGCGTCCGATCCGGCGACCTAGATTTGGCGCTGGCCGGGCTGGCAGGCGAGCCTCCCGAACACCTCGCGAGCCACGTGATCGCGAGCGAGCGGCTCGTCGCGTTGATCCCGCCGGACAGTGAACTAGCTGGTCATGCGCGTCTCTCGGTCACCGCGCTGTCCACGTACCCAATAATTTGCCTGCCGGTGGGCACCGGCATCCGTGACGTGCTCGACAAAGCCCGCGCGGCGGAAGGTGTTGATCCTTCGGTCGCTCTCGCGGCGACCTCGCCGGACACCGTGGCGGGCCTGGCTCGCCGCGGGCTCGGGGTGGCCGTGCTGAGCGAATCGATGGCCGCCGCCCATGCGGATCTCACCGCTGTCCCGATCGACGGCATCGAGATCCCCGCGCTGCTCGCGCTCGTCTGGCAGAACCGGAGCAGCCCGGCCTTGGCGGCCTTCCTCCGGCACTGCCGCGTCGCGTTCTTTGGAGTGGATCAAGAAAAGGAGGGGCGCATGATGGCGGTCCAGTAA
- a CDS encoding Ig-like domain-containing protein — translation MRNRRIGAVAVVAALTGSTVLAAGATPALADSGKALPLKSVGDLVVDGAHQRIFVSDPDSGKIVETRYDGTVAATASGLPRVTGLALSRDGNVLYGALESGRAIVALSAATLTEPVRYDLGAGVYPLSLESAGGKLWFSYDNYGKDPYIGSEGNIGSLDLGGAKPVVALEQDTTGAYHLWSGAPELTSTQESTPGDSALLAAFDPHTSSGVVAVYNVAGGAFTRTGAQGITKGYTRDVAFTPDSAQVVAADSTAVTVARSTDLTPTGSYPVNGWAKSVAVASDGTVAIGGSEVRIFAPGKTVPIRRYTLPRTDPTTTGNDEVADRALAWEPGGNRLFAITDNYSAIHHLRVYTEPKKSPPSLKLSGPASAARGRPLTVTGSLTASIPLPAGTRVTVTRTDLENPSGKSLGTLTTAANGSFSVTDTPSAGGTVTYRASYAGDAKHSAVTATKSVSVSRTSPVLTINNNKKTFGYGRTVTFTAKLGATYKNRVVEIWADPSGGDQGRRLLKRAVASRSGTVSASLRLTRDTTVSAVFTGDPRTAPKTVKATVGTKVNVSLKVSKHYRTGKIGKTKYHYVHVKTKAKLTVKMTAGPKARKAYVGVQFFSKGKWRAWNDGYFPAAEAVHLDATGFKGYKLRVRAAYRKGSSGDSVNTTTWTPYQYIYITK, via the coding sequence ATGCGAAACCGAAGGATCGGTGCCGTCGCCGTCGTGGCGGCCCTGACCGGATCCACTGTGCTTGCGGCGGGTGCCACGCCTGCGCTCGCTGACTCCGGTAAGGCCCTGCCCCTCAAGTCCGTCGGCGATCTGGTGGTGGACGGCGCCCACCAGCGGATCTTCGTCAGCGATCCGGACAGCGGAAAGATCGTCGAGACCAGGTACGACGGAACGGTCGCCGCCACCGCGAGTGGCCTTCCCCGGGTCACCGGACTGGCGCTGTCCCGCGACGGCAACGTGCTCTACGGCGCGCTGGAGTCGGGCCGGGCGATTGTCGCGCTCTCCGCCGCGACCCTCACCGAACCGGTCCGGTACGACCTCGGCGCCGGCGTCTACCCGTTGTCGCTGGAGAGCGCGGGCGGCAAGCTCTGGTTCAGTTACGACAACTACGGCAAGGACCCCTACATCGGGTCGGAAGGCAACATCGGTTCCCTCGACCTCGGCGGCGCGAAACCGGTCGTGGCGCTGGAGCAGGACACCACGGGCGCCTACCACCTGTGGTCCGGCGCACCGGAACTGACCTCCACGCAGGAGAGCACGCCGGGGGACAGCGCGCTGCTCGCCGCGTTCGACCCGCACACCTCCAGCGGGGTCGTCGCGGTCTACAACGTCGCGGGCGGCGCGTTCACCCGGACCGGCGCGCAGGGCATCACCAAGGGTTACACCCGGGATGTCGCGTTCACCCCGGACTCCGCACAGGTGGTCGCCGCCGACTCGACAGCGGTCACCGTGGCCCGCAGCACCGATCTGACGCCGACCGGCTCCTACCCGGTGAACGGCTGGGCAAAGTCGGTCGCCGTCGCATCCGATGGCACGGTGGCGATCGGCGGGTCCGAAGTGCGGATCTTCGCGCCCGGAAAGACCGTGCCGATCCGGAGGTACACGCTTCCGCGCACCGATCCGACCACCACCGGCAACGACGAGGTGGCTGACCGCGCGCTCGCGTGGGAGCCGGGCGGCAACCGGCTGTTCGCGATCACCGACAACTATTCGGCCATCCACCACCTGCGGGTCTACACCGAACCGAAGAAGTCGCCGCCGTCGCTGAAGTTGTCCGGCCCGGCGTCGGCGGCACGGGGCAGGCCGCTCACCGTCACCGGCTCGCTCACCGCCTCGATCCCGCTGCCGGCCGGCACCCGGGTGACCGTCACCCGCACCGACCTGGAGAACCCGTCCGGTAAGTCGCTGGGTACCTTGACCACCGCCGCCAACGGATCGTTCTCGGTCACCGACACCCCCTCGGCCGGCGGCACGGTGACCTATCGAGCCTCCTATGCCGGGGACGCGAAACACTCCGCCGTCACAGCGACCAAGTCGGTCTCGGTTTCCCGCACCTCGCCGGTTCTGACGATCAACAACAACAAGAAGACCTTCGGGTACGGCCGGACAGTCACGTTCACAGCGAAACTCGGTGCCACGTACAAGAACCGTGTCGTGGAGATCTGGGCCGACCCGAGCGGCGGCGACCAGGGACGACGGCTGCTCAAGCGTGCCGTGGCGAGCAGGTCGGGAACCGTGTCGGCGAGTCTCCGGCTGACCCGCGACACCACGGTGTCCGCGGTCTTCACCGGCGACCCGCGGACCGCGCCGAAGACGGTCAAGGCGACCGTGGGCACCAAGGTCAACGTGTCGCTGAAGGTGTCCAAGCACTACAGGACCGGCAAGATCGGCAAGACCAAGTACCACTACGTCCATGTGAAGACCAAGGCGAAGCTCACCGTCAAGATGACTGCCGGACCGAAGGCGCGCAAGGCGTACGTCGGGGTGCAGTTCTTCTCCAAGGGCAAGTGGCGGGCCTGGAACGACGGGTACTTCCCGGCGGCTGAGGCCGTCCACCTCGATGCCACCGGTTTCAAGGGTTACAAACTCCGGGTCCGGGCGGCGTACCGGAAGGGCAGCTCGGGGGACAGCGTCAACACCACGACGTGGACGCCGTACCAGTACATCTACATCACCAAATGA